A genomic stretch from Mastacembelus armatus chromosome 7, fMasArm1.2, whole genome shotgun sequence includes:
- the adnpb gene encoding activity-dependent neuroprotector homeobox b, with the protein MFQLPVNNLGSLRKARKNVKKVLGDIGLEFCRDHLADYKDFTPPEVYIKHTTWEDVCMWEPSHTKVQDYRSKPFCCSGCLFSSKYFSAYKSHFRNVHSEDFENNILLNCPYCTYNGNKKTLETHIKLFHMPNNTVRQGLGGAGGLMMKDGLLKRAGDSVEQAVYYCKKCTYRDPLYNVVRKHIYREHFQQVAQPYIVKPGEKAHAQNGGTGNTDSNNTNNVNSNQIHCKKCLFVPRTYEALVQHVIEDHERIGYQVTAMIGHTSVIVPRPKPIIMIPPKTQGDKTIIGMGPKGAVMATTRSPGSQRLGQVIIASKTGFNSQNLLSGMKHDAIGLKAGTTQPFSVGSHQVRVTLPGNAQVSVPQQSHAAKQLISGGSLRSPVVASASSSLKSSPLGSRVQAAATTVASVTAKKSGSSVLGTSYTQKWKICTICNELFPENVYSSHFEKEHKAEKVPAVANYIMKIHNFTSKCLYCNRYLPSDTLLNHMLIHGLSCPHCRATFNDVEKMVAHMRLSHPDETTGPRTDSPLTFDLTLQQGNPKNVQLIVTTYNMRDAPEESVAFHAQNNTSLSPALSASLISGKRLMSQQPLKTSSGTSDSTPTKGALQASVPYKRDVGKTLCPLCFSILKGPISDSLAHHLRERHQVIQTVHPVEKKLTYKCIHCLGVYTSNMTASTITLHLVHCRGVGKSQNGQDNRAAHSSRVSQAQSSALKRASFDSSDTSAPKRRRPGPPGEKAHPRDFNGPSMFVENPDEPVVLVLDPKGHENESYESRKAFLTQYFNRAPYPTQREVEKLAASLWLWKSDISSHFVNRRRKCIQECETRNASVLLGFSMHELNNMSHELVFVQDSGYEGRSSKRRTSRTRIGVSEQALLRHRELVAANGGVALPSKGNPAGTVEGTKATPSAPKPNSSSRDQIKTINSTLPQKMPLDLSEPIAIDSDSDEEEQQKDNKEQKGEVHYHGNEQLTGAKMKIEPRTKFVSDLDDMSDDDDDDDDDDDDDDDDNDDKSVHAENGFGPTEGSGRQAAKGRDTLPIIIPKFVPSSARSGRDGAQLGKQQV; encoded by the exons ATGTTCCAGCTCCCTGTCAATAACCTGGGAAGTCTGCGGAAAGCGAGGAAAAATGTCAAGAAGGTCCTGGGAGACATTGGCTTGGAGTTCTGTAGAGATCACCTAGCG GACTATAAAGACTTTACTCCACCAGAGGTGTATATCAAACACACTACGTGGGaagatgtgtgcatgtgggaaCCCTCACATACCAAAGTCCAG GACTACAGATCAAAAcctttctgctgctctggctgCCTCTTTTCCTCCAAGTACTTCTCTGCATACAAGAGCCATTTCCGCAATGTGCACAGTGAGGACTTTGAGAACAACATTCTTCTCAACTGCCCCTACTGCACTTACAACGGTAACAAAAAGACTCTGGAAACGCACATCAAACTTTTCCACATGCCGAACAACACTGTGCGGCAGGGCCTCGGTGGAGCTGGTGGTCTCATGATGAAGGACGGGCTGCTAAAGAGGGCTGGAGACAGTGTGGAGCAAGCAGTGTATTACTGCAAAAAGTGCACCTATAGGGACCCTTTGTATAATGTAGTGCGAAAGCACATCTATCGGGAACACTTCCAGCAAGTGGCCCAGCCATACATTGTGAAACCAGGAGAGAAGGCACATGCCCAGAATGGTGGCACAGGGAATACAGACAGTAATAACACAAACAATGTTAACAGCAACCAGATTCACTGCAAGAAGTGTCTGTTTGTTCCAAGGACCTACGAGGCACTGGTTCAACATGTTATCGAGGACCACGAGCGTATTGGCTACCAGGTGACTGCCATGATTGGGCACACCAGTGTGATAGTCCCCCGTCCCAAACCGATCATCATGATCCCTCCGAAAACCCAAGGAGACAAGACCATCATTGGAATGGGCCCTAAAGGTGCTGTGATGGCCACTACCAGGTCTCCTGGCTCGCAGCGACTCGGCCAAGTTATCATTGCATCAAAGACGGGATTTAACTCTCAAAATCTTCTATCTGGGATGAAACATGATGCAATAGGCTTAAAGGCTGGGACTACTCAACCATTTTCTGTTGGCAGCCATCAGGTGAGGGTTACTTTACCAGGGAATGCCCAGGTTTCTGTGCCCCAGCAGTCACATGCAGCTAAGCAGCTTATTTCTGGTGGCAGCCTACGGAGTCCAGTAGTGGCCAGTGCTTCTTCCTCACTCAAATCCAGCCCTCTGGGTTCACGTGTCCAGGCGGCAGCTACTACTGTAGCATCTGTCACGGCCAAGAAAAGTGGTTCCTCAGTCCTCGGCACATCCTACACCCAGAAGTGGAAAATCTGCACTATCTGCAATGAACTGTTCCCAGAGAATGTGTACAGTTCTCATTTTGAAAAAGAACACAAAGCAGAGAAGGTTCCTGCTGTAGCCAACTACATCATGAAGATCCACAATTTCACCAGTAAATGTCTCTACTGCAACCGCTATCTTCCCAGTGACACATTGTTAAACCACATGTTGATCCATGGTCTGTCTTGCCCACACTGCCGTGCAACCTTCAATGATGTTGAGAAGATGGTGGCTCACATGAGGCTGTCGCACCCAGATGAGACTACTGGCCCACGCACAGACTCTcccttgacctttgacctcactcTGCAGCAGGGTAATCCCAAAAATGTTCAGTTGATTGTCACTACCTACAACATGAGAGATGCTCCAGAGGAGTCTGTGGCATTTCATGCTCAGAACAACACCTCTCTTTCACCAGCCTTATCTGCCTCCCTGATATCAGGCAAGAGGTTAATGTCTCAGCAGCCACTCAAAACATCATCAGGGACCTCTGACAGTACACCAACCAAGGGTGCCCTACAGGCCTCTGTGCCCTACAAAAGGGATGTGGGCAAGACACTGTGTCCCCTTTGCTTTTCTATTCTTAAGGGACCAATCTCAGACTCTCTGGCCCaccacctgagagagagacaccAGGTGATTCAGACAGTCCACCCAGTAGAAAAGAAACTTACCTACAAGTGTATTCATTGTTTGGGGGTTTATACTAGTAACATGACTGCCTCCACCATTACCCTACACTTGGTTCACTGTCGAGGTGTAGGAAAATCCCAGAATGGGCAGGACAACCGTGCAGCTCATTCTTCACGGGTCAGCCAGGCCCAGAGCAGCGCTCTCAAACGGGCCAGCTTTGATAGCTCAGACACTAGTGCACCAAAACGAAGGAGGCCAGGGCCTCCAGGAGAAAAGGCCCATCCACGGGATTTCAATGGCCCTTCTATGTTTGTAGAAAATCCGGATGAACCTGTAGTTCTGGTTCTTGACCCCAAAGGACATGAAAATGAGTCATACGAGTCCAGGAAAGCATTTCTAACGCAGTATTTCAATCGAGCTCCGTATCCCACACAGCGGGAGGTGGAGAAGCTGGCAGCCAGTCTGTGGCTGTGGAAATCAGACATCTCCAGCCACTTTGTCAACAGAAGGAGGAAATGCATACAGGAATGTGAAACCCGAAATGCCAGCGTATTGCTCGGATTCAGTATGCACGAGCTTAACAACATGAGTCACGAGCTGGTTTTTGTCCAGGACAGTGGGTACGAAGGCAGAAGTAGCAAGAGGCGGACATCTAGGACGCGTATTGGGGTATCAGAGCAGGCTCTCCTGAGACACAGGGAGCTTGTAGCTGCTAATGGTGGAGTGGCCCTGCCATCAAAGGGAAATCCAGCTGGGACTGTAGAAGGTACTAAAGCAACACCATCTGCCCCCAAACCCAATAGTAGCAGCAGAGACCAAATCAAGACAATCAACAGCACCTTACCACAGAAAATGCCTCTAGACCTTTCTGAGCCCATTGCCATTGACTCTGACAGTGATGAGGAAGAGCAGCAGAAGGATAACAAGGAACAAAAGGGAGAGGTACATTACCATGGTAACGAACAGCTTACTGGAGCTAAGATGAAAATTGAGCCAAGGACCAAGTTTGTCTCAGACCTAGATGATATGtctgatgatgacgatgatgacgacgatgatgatgacgatgatgacgaTGACAATGATGACAAAAGTGTGCATGCAGAAAATGGCTTTGGGCCCACAGAGGGCTCAGGAAGACAGGCCGCTAAAGGAAGAGACACACTTCCCATCATTATTCCCAAGTTTGTACCATCATCTGCAAGAAGTGGGAGAGATGGGGCCCAGCTGGGTAAACAGCAAGTCTGA
- the dpm1 gene encoding dolichol-phosphate mannosyltransferase subunit 1 codes for MASRKTSHPSRDSGDKYSVLLPTYNERENLPLIVWLLVKYFGESGYNYEIIVIDDGSPDGTLEVGEQLQKIYGKDKILLRPREKKLGLGTAYIHGMKHATGNFIIIMDADLSHHPKFIPEFIEKQKEGNYDLVSGTRYSGNGGVYGWDLRRKLISRGANFLTQVLLRPGASDLTGSFRLYKKKVLESLVERCVSKGYVFQMEMIVRARQLKYTVGEVPISFVDRVYGESKLGGNEIVSFVKGLLTLFATT; via the exons ATGGCAAGTCGAAAAACTTCGCACCCAAGCCGAGACAGTGGGGACAAATATTCTGTCTTATTACCTACCTACAACGAAAGGGAAAACCTTCCTTTGATAGTGTGGCTTTTGGTGAAATATTTCGGTGAAAG TGGATACAACTACGAGATAATTGTTATTGATGACGGTAGCCCGGATGGGACACTGGAGGTGGGAGAGCAGTTGCAGAAAATTTATGGAAAGGACAAAATA CTTCTACGACCTAGAGAGAAAAAGTTAGGCTTAG GCACGGCCTACATCCATGGCATGAAACATGCAACTGGGAACTTCATCATCATAATGGATGCAGATCTTTCTCATCAT cccAAATTTATCCCAGAATTTATTGA AAAGCAGAAGGAAGGTAATTACGATCTGGTTTCTGGGACTCGATACTCAGGTAACGGCGGTGTGTATGGCTGGGACCTACGCAGAAAACTCATCAG TCGGGGAGCCAACTTTTTGACTCAAGTGTTGTTGAGACCTGGTGCTTCAGACCTCACAGGCAGTTTCAG GCTCTACAAGAAGAAGGTGTTAGAGAGTCTGGTGGAGCGGTGTGTGTCCAAAGGGTATGTTTTTCAGATGGAGATGATCGTCCGTGCTAGACAGCTCAAGTACACAGTTGGGGAG GTTCCCATTTCCTTTGTGGATCGAGTTTATGGAGAGTCCAAACTGGGAGGAAATGAGATAGTTTCATTTGTGAAAGGACTGCTCACACTCTTTGCCACAACATGA